The DNA region GAACACCTCCTTCGGGATGAGCGCGGGGCGGTCAGCGGCGCGCGAGCTGCCTCTCGCCACCCGCGCCCGGCCGGTAGGTCAGGTCGTAGTGCTGGAAGATCGCTTCTTCTGCCTCGGCGGGCAGGATGTCGTCCATGCCGACCGTGGGCGCCTTCTTCACCAGCGATTTGTCGTAGAAGACCTTGACGTAGTCCGGTCCCAGGATCGCCTCGTCGAGGGGCACGAAAGCCAGTTGGTGGCGGGTGGGAAGTCCGATACGGACCGTGGCCATGGCAGGTTCGTCGGTGGCCGTGTCCACGTAGACGGCTTCGAGCACGCCGATCTTGCGGCCCTTGGGGTCGACGACCCTGAGGTTGCGCCACTCACGGATATCGGCTGAATGGATCATGGTGTGTCCGTCTCACTCCGCTTTGTCGTCCGGTTCGGTCAGCACAGCCTCGTCACCCCGGTCCTCGCCGGCACGGGCAG from Streptomyces sp. B1I3 includes:
- a CDS encoding PRC-barrel domain-containing protein is translated as MIHSADIREWRNLRVVDPKGRKIGVLEAVYVDTATDEPAMATVRIGLPTRHQLAFVPLDEAILGPDYVKVFYDKSLVKKAPTVGMDDILPAEAEEAIFQHYDLTYRPGAGGERQLARR